The genomic DNA TCCTAAAGCCATCGGCGGAAGCGGCCAGAGGTCCACAAGCGGTGGCAAACTGCCCGATCGGCAAACCGGGCTCCGTGTGCATGGCATAGATCTCGTTGATTCCGAAACGCTCCATAAGGCCATCGTCGACCATGGCCTTGCCACCGCCGCCGCCCTCTTCGGCCGGCTGAAAGACGACCACGGCCGTGCCGTCAAATGCTCGCGCCTCGGCCAATTCCCGCGCGGCCCCCAGCAACATCGCCGTGTGGCCGTCATGACCGCAGGCGTGCATGACGCCCGTTGTCCTTGACGCCCAGGCGGCCCCGGTCGCCTCCTCGATTGGCAAGGCATCCATATCCGCCCGCAGGCCAATCACCCTGCCGCTCGACCGCTTCTGGCCGTGGATAACGCCCACGACGCCCGTCCGACCGATGCCGGTCACGACCTCGTCGCATCCGAACGCGGCGAGTTTGGAACGCACGAACTCCGCCGTCCAACTCCGGATGGGCATGAATGTCGCGCCGCCAGGCAACGACATCGCCATAATCGGAACCGACGGCCGGCATGGAGCCTCCCTTTTCCTGAGTTTGCGGCTGCAAATGGCTCGGCGGTGAAAGATATGGCGTTTATGAAGGGATGCAACCTGCGCCCTCTATACAACCGATCGGCTTGTCACGTGGCGACCGCATGATATGCATTCGGCCTGTTCACCATGAGCACCCCATGACCGACGAAGCCCCACCACCGCTCCTGACCGAAGACGACCTGCGCCATATTACCCGCTGGGCGGTCCTGTGCGCCGCGCGCGCGCTGCCGGTCTTCGAGGCGGCGGTGCCGGGCGATACCCGGCCGCGCGAGGCGATCGCCGCGGCTGTCGCCTTTGCCGAGGGTGGTCCGCGCACGGCCGTCTTGCGCAAAGCCGCCTGGGGCGCCCAGGCAGCGACGCGCGCGGTTGACGATCCCGCCGCCAAGGCTGCCGCCCGCGCGGCCATTGCTGCGGCCGGTGCGCCCTATACCCACCCGATCGAGACGCCGCACCAGATCAACCATGTGCTCGGCCCCGCCGCCTACGCCATCCAGGCGCTGTCGATCGGAACAGCCGACGAGGCAGCCGCCACCGAAACGGAACTCCGGCAGCTGATCGCGCTCGCATCGACGGAAATCCGAGGCATCGTCGGCAAGTTGCCGGGACGAAAGCCCAGCAAAGGCGCGTTTCACGCCCTGCTCTACCGGCTCGACACGGCGCTGCGTCGCTGATCGCGGATCAGGAACCCTCGCTCCGCCACCCATTTGCAGGATCCCGATCGGTCGGGCCTCCCCGCTCCTTTTTCGCCTCGTCACTGAGCCAGGCGATCACAGTTTGAAGGCTGAGCGACTTTCGGTAGCGCGGCCAGACCAGATAGAAGTCCGAGGGCCCAGTCATCGAGCCCTCGAACAGCCGGATGAGCCGCCCTTCGGCGAGATCGCGCGCGACGAAATCGCGGTTGGCAAGAACGATCCCCTGGCCTGCCGTCGCCGCCTCGATCGCGTGCGAGGTCTGGTTGAAGCTGATGCCCTTGAACGAGGCCTGCCGGCTGCCGCCGAAATGCCGCTCGATGAACTCCGGCCAGAAATTATGGGCGTCGTGCAGCAGCGTGTAGCTGGCCAGTTCCTCGGCGGTTTTCGGCGCCGGCCGCCCGGCAAGCAGCATCGGGCTGCAGACCGCGACGATCTCCTGCTCGAACAGCAGTTCCACCGCAAGCCCCGGCCCGAAGGGTGGCCGCCCATAGCGCACGGCGAGATCAACGCCATCGGCCTGGAAGCTCGACATGCGGTCGGTCGCCAGAATATGCAGGTCGAGATCCGGATGCCGCGCGGTGAAATCCGGCAGGCGCGGGATCAGCCAGCGCGACGCGAAGGACGGCGTGGTGCTGATCGTCAGCCGCACCGGCTGGGGCTTCAGCCCGTCGGTCGCCCGCGCGATGATCTCCAGCGCCCGCCTGACATCGGCGATATAGGCGCGCCCCTCGCCGGTCAGCGCCAGCGCGCGCGGCAACCGCTCGAAGAGCTTGACCCCAAGCTCGGCCTCGAGCCCGCGGATCTGCTGGGCGACGGCCCCTTGCGTCACGCCCAGTTCCTCGGCTGCGAGGCGAAAGTTCAGGTGGCGCGCGGCCACCTCGAACACTTTCACCCCATTCAGCGAAGGGAGCTTTCCCGGTGCATCACTCATCGGATAGTTTTTCTACTGCCATATGAAAGCGAAATTGCTTCGTCGTCGCATGGAGGAGATGGTATTTCAATGGCAGCACCCGCGAAAGCGGCATTCCACGAATATGGATGAGGAGATTGGTAAAATGGCAGTAGAAAAAGTGGCCGTAATCACCGCCGGCGGCTCAGGCATGGGTGCCGAGAGCGCCAGGCGTCTGGCAGCCGACGGCTACAAGGTTGCGATCCTCTCCTCCTCCGGCAAGGGCGAGGCGCTCGCCGCCGAGCTCGGCGGCATCGGTATCACCGGCTCCAACCAGTCGAACGACGACCTGAAGCGTCTTGTCGATGCGGCCATGGAAAAATGGGGCCGGATCGACGTGCTGGTCAACAGCGCCGGCCATGGCCCGCGCGCCCAGATCCTCGAAATCACCGACGAGCAGTGGCACACCGGCCTCGACGTCTACCTGATGAACGTCATCCGCCCGGTCCGCCTCGTCACGCCGATCATGCAGAAGCAGAAGGCGGGCGCGATCATCAACATCTCCACCGCCTGGGCCTTCGAGCCCTCGCCGATGTTCCCGACCTCCGCCGTCTTCCGCGCCGGTCTTGCCTCCTACACCAAGATCTTCGCCGACACCTATGCGGCCGACAATGTGCGCATGAACAACGTTTTGCCCGGCTGGATCGACAGCCTGCCGGCGACCGAAGAGCGCCGCGATGCCGTGCCGATGAAGCGCTACGGCACCAGCGCCGAGATCGCCGCCACCGTCGCCTTCCTCGCCTCTGATGGTGCCGCCTACATCACCGGCCAGAACCTGAAGGTGGATGGCGGCCTGACGCGTTCGGTCTGAACGCGAGCCACCCCTGTTACTCCCGTCGCGCGCCTCCCAGGGGCGCGCGCCAGCCATTGTCGCACCCCGTTCAGGCCGTCACGGCCGGCGCGGCGTTGATGGCAGCATCGGCAAGCCGATCGGCGGCGGGTGCCCTCAACGGCATGGTCAGGGTCACGCGGAAATGGGCCGGGGAGACCGGTCCGGCGATGAGCGAACCGCCCTCGGGGAAGCGCGCCTTGACACGCTCTTCGACATTCGCAAGCCCCACACCGAGCCCGGATCGATTGACCATCGGCAGGACTTCGCCGGCATCGGACACGTTGTCGACCGAAAGCTGCAGCCGGTCCTCCTCCTGCGACGCGCTGATCGTGATCTTCAGATCGCCGGACGAGCGCCCGAGCCCATGCTTCACGGCATTCTCGACGAGCGGCTGCAGGATCAGGCTCGGCACCAGCGCCGTTCTCAGCTCCTGCGGAATGTCGAGCGTGACGCTGATGCGATCGGAGAACCGCTCTTTCTCGATCGCCAGATATTCCGATTGCAGCGCCAGCTCCTCCGAAAGCGCCAGATCCCGCAGAGGATCCATCTCCAGCGTCTTTCGCAGAAACGACGACAGCGAAAGCACCACGCGGCTCGCCTGAGAGGAGGCGCCCTCCTCGATCAGACCGACGATCGAGTTCAGCGTGTTGAACAGGAAGTGCGGATTGATCTGGTAGTAGAGCGCCTGCATCTTCGCGGTCAGCGCCTCTTCGCGCGAGATCGCCAGCCGGCGCTCCTGCGCGCTGACCTTCAGATTGTACATGTAGGCGATGAAGAAGCAGGACCAGCCGAAGAACAGCGAGACGCCGTAAAACAGCGTGTAGCAGAAGTTCTCGATTGTATAGTCGACACCGACTGCGGGCTTCACATAGGTGAACAGGTGATAGTCGATGGTGGTTGCAACCGTCGACGCCAGAATGGACAGGACGGCCGACACGAAAACCTGGGCTGCGATGTTCCGCGCGCGCATCATCGCCACGATGTGCGAAATCATCAGCGTGATCAGCACGCAAACCAGCGACACGACGAGCTTGATCGGCGCGTAGTCGACCGGATTGACGCCCAGCACCACCCAGAGCCCGCCGGTCATGAAGAACTCGGCCGCCCAGAAGGAGAGCACGAGCTTGATCACGCGTGAGAAGAACGCCGCGGCGCTCGTGTCCGAATGGTCCATGTCGAAGGTTTTTCGGTAGAAACTTCCAAGCACCATTATTCCGGCCACCATCCGCATTCGGTCATTCGCGTCGTTCAATCTATTTGCCTCAATTAGCGAAAATCAACCAATGCAGGCAAATCAACCTTTGTACGCCACAGGAATAGAAGGCGCTGCGGGCGCGCTGAGGTTCCCCTGCGCGGCCACACAGACGCCAGCATAGTGGTCAAATCGGCCCCCTCAGTCGCTTGGCCGGGCCACCCTCCGTGCGCATGTTCGTCGCTATCCCGTTGTCTTTCCTTGAGAAGCTCCTATTTCCCTGACGAAACCGCGAAAAAGGAGTTCCGCATGAACCGAAACGGCCTCTATCTCGTCATCGCCCTGCTTGCCGTCGCCGTCGTCGGCCTCGGCATCTATGTCTACCAGGAAGAGACGAAGCCGGGCGTCGAGATCAAGATCGGCCAGGACGGCGTTTCGGTTCAGGAAAACTAGGACGCAGGCAACAGGCGCGAACGACGAAGCGGGAACGGACCTCAACCGGCCGCCGCGTGAACGCGTTGCGCTACCAGAGCCGCCTGTTGACCATGGCAAAGGCCTGGCCCTATACCGAACCTGCTCGCCTGAACTGAGCAGAGGAATTGTCGATGCTGGAGCTTGTTCTCACCCACTGAGCGTCTCGATCGGTCGAGACGCGAAACCGCGCCACCGGCGAACGATATCCGTCGTTCGCGGTCGACAGCGCGCGACTGAAGGGTTTCAAGAACAGGTTTTTGACAATGACCACCATCGACATACGCTCCGAACGAGCGACTGACATCGCAACCATCCGGCAGATCACCAAGGCCGCTTTTGCGCCGATGGCCTATAGCAGCCAGACGGAGGCCGAAATCATCGACGCGCTGCGCAACGCCGGCGCCTTGACGATCTCGCTGGTCGCCCTCGACCAGGGCGAAATCATCGGTCACGTCGCCTTCTCCCCGGTCACGATCGACGGGAAGGACAAGGGCTGGTTCGGTCTCGGCCCCGTCTCCGTCAGGCCCGACCACCAGAAGAGCGGCACCGGCGGCAGGCTGATCCGCGAAGGCCTTGCGCGCCTTGCAAAGACCGGCGCCAAGGGCTGCGTCGTTCTCGGCGAGCCCGACTACTACAAACGCTTCGGCTTCGAGAACCACGCCGCCCTGCGCCTTGAAGGCGTTCCGGCCGAATACTTCATGGCAAAGGCGTTCGAAGGTCCGGTACCGTCAGGGCGCGTCAGCTTTCACGCGGGCTTTGATGCAAGCTGATTGACCTGACGACATGCCTCGGAGCGCGATGTGGAAGCACATCGCGCTCCGATACTCGCCTGCTTCCTCGTCGCCGAGAAGGGACGCCTGTTCGGCGACGCCAGCGTCAGAACCGCGCCGGCGCTGGACGCATGAGCATCTTGATTTTGCATCCCGAATGACTGTCCATGACGACAACCGTCGCGACTCGCTGCTGCCAGGCGATCACGAGAGACCGCGACATCCCGAAACGCCAAAGGTGCCGCGTTGCCTGCAAGCCTTTCCTTCACCGCCGCGCTGCTGCTTGTGGCCGCATCCGCCTCTGCGGCGATGGCAGGCGAGACGAGCACCGCGCCCTCGGGCACCTATTGCGGCCAGCTTTCCTCCGCCGGCGTGCTCTCGGACGCCGAGACGCATTTCGAAACCGCTGCCGATGGTACGGTCGTCGGCAAATACGTGTTTTCCGATCAGGGCCAGTCCGTCGACGGTGAACTCGCCGAAACCGGCGACGATGGCGACGGCAGCGATCTCACCCGAAGCTTCATGTGGCGCGACAAATACGGCTACGGCCAGCTGATCGTCACCTTCACGCCGGATTTCTCCGAATTCGACGGCAAGTGGAATGCCGGCGGATCCGAGTTCCTGCCGTGGAACGGCAGGCGGTGTCATCAGACGATCAGCTAGAGCGCGCCAACAAAGCGAGCCCAAACCGCATCGCCGCCTCACGCCGCAATCACCCCCCGCATCAGCCCCTCCAGCCAGTCGGCAAACACCTTGAGCCGGCGCGACAGATGCTGGCGGTGCGGGTAGAGCAAAGCCATCGGCATCGGCGCGGCGACGTGATGCGGCATCACCTCGACCAGCCGGCCCTCTCGGATGTGATCGATCACGTCATAGGCCGGGATCTGGATCAGGCCGAGGCCGGCGAGGCAGCAGGCGATGCTGCCTTCGGCGCTGTTGACGCTGACCCGGCCGGCAACCGAAACCGTGCGCGCCTCGCCGTTCTCCACCCATTCCCAGTCCTCCACCCGGCCGCTCGAGGGTGAAGCGTAGTTGACCGCGACGTGGGCGCTGAGATCGTCGGGCGTCTCCGGCGTGCCGTGGCGCTCGAGATAGTCGGGGCTTGCGACATTGATCAGCCTGAGCGTGCCGAACGGCCGGGCAATCAGGCTCGAATCCTCGCGCGGTCCGACACGCAGTGCGCAGTCGACGCTTTCCTCGATCAGGTGCACCGCCCGGTCGGTCATGCCGAGATCGATGTCGATGCCGGGGTACCGCGCCAGGAACTCCGGCAGCGCCGGCGCCACGATCAGCCGGCCGATGCGGCTCGGCAGGTCGACCCGCAGCCGTCCGGTCGGGCCGGAGGTGTCGCGGCGAAACAGGTTCTCCGCCTCGTCCATATCGGAAATCAGCCGCAGGCAGCGCTCGTAGAAGGCTGCCCCATCCTGCGTCGGCGCAACCTTGCGCGTGGTACGATGGAGAAGTCGCGTGCCGAGCCGTGTTTCGAGCGTCTGCACCGCCGCCGAAACCGAGGAGCGCGGCAGGCCCAGCGTGTCGGCCGCGCGGGTAAAACTCGCGCTTTCGACGACACGGGTGAAGATGCGGAAAAGCTCGATCCTGTCCATGCCGGCGCGCGACGCCTCACTCCCATTGTTCGTAATTCCTGACAAGTCATGTCACGTTCGGGGACTTTATGCCAGCAGCGCCGACGATATTCTCCTGGTCGCGATGCCGGTCGCATCACCGACCGCTCACGTCGGCGGCGATAAGGCCCGCACCCTATGAAGCAAGAGACACGACGTCCGCAACGAGCGGCGGTCGCACAGGCGGCCCGTACTGGAGAGCGGGGCGATCTCGGGCAAATGCGTAGCCCGGCCCGCCGAACGAAAGCATCCGCCATCAGGCGCACAACAGGAGAAACCCATGGCAGACCACAGCATCAACGGCAAAACCGCCCTCATCGCCGGCGGCGCGAAGAACCTCGGCGGCCTGCTCGCACGCGATCTTGCCGCACACGGCGCCCGTGGCGTCGCGATCCATTACAACAGCGCGGCAACGAAGGCGGCAGCCGATGAAACCGTGGCGGCGATCAAGGCGACCGGTGCCGCGGCCCACGCCTTCTCCGGCGATCTCACCAGCGCCGCCAATGTCGAAAAGCTCTTTGCCGACGCCAAGGCGGCGCTCGGCAGCATCGACATCGCCGTCAACACCGTCGGCAAGGTGCTGAAAAAGCCCTTCGTCGAGATCACCGAAGCCGAATACGACGAGATGAGCGCGGTCAATTCGAAGTCCGCATTCTTCTTCCTGCGCGAGGCCGGCAGGCATGTCAGCGACAACGGCAAGGTCTGCACGCTGGTCACCTCGCTGCTCGGCGCCTTCACGCCCTTCTATGCGGCCTATGCCGGCACCAAGGCGCCGGTGGAGCACTTCACCCGGGCAGCAGCCAAGGAGTTCGGCGCGCGCGGCATCTCCGTGACCGCGATTGGACCCGGCCCGATGGATACGCCCTTCTTCTACCCGGCCGAAGGCGCCGACGCCGTCGCCTATCACAAAACCGCATCGGCCCTTTCGGCCTTCTCCAGGACCGGCCTCACCGACATCGAGGACATCGTCCCCTACATCCGCTTCCTCGTCTCCGACGGCTGGTGGATGACCGGCCAGACGATCCTGGTGAATGGCGGCTACACGACGAAGTAGGCCGGAGGACCTGGCACCGGAGCGTCCGCCCAGCGTCTCTCTCCCCGCTTGGCGGGGAGAGATGTCCGGCAGGACAGTGAGGGGGCAGCTTCGGCGCAGGGCAACCCTTGGTGAGCGGCGGCCCTGGCGCGGCCCAGTCCCCATCCCGCCCCACAAAATTCGATTGGAATTTTAGAACGTTATGTAATGTGATGGACAAGGCCGCAGGGCGGACAACCGATTTTGATGGATGAATTTCATGCTGCGTTTCCACTTCTTCTGCCGCCATCTGCTGGCGGGCCTCGTTCTCGTCCTGACCCTCGCCCTGCCCGCACTCGCCGAGACGACGCCTCCGCCGGTCACCGTGATCCTTACACCCGGCCAGAGTGCTGCCGAGATCGAGGAGACCTTGCGCGCCGCCGCCAAGGCCGGCGGGTCGGTGACCGTCGAGTGGCGCGACGCTGCGGCGCAGGCCTCGGGCGAAACGACGACGCCCGCTGGCGCTGGCGTCGCGGCACCGGCGCCCGCGTCGGGGGGCGCGGCCACGCATCAGGCTGCACCCGCAACCACGACGCCTGAACCAACGTCCTCGCCCGATCAGCCGGACACGCTCGACACGCTTTCCGCTCGTTTTGTCAATGGCTTGCAGATGGGCGTTGCCGGTATGTCCGGCATCGCCGGGGTGATGGCTGACGTTGCGGCAGGCATCCGCGCCGAGGGCTGGTCGGTGGTTTCGGTAACAGCCGTGGCCCTGCTCGCCGTCGCAGCCGGCCTTGCCGCCGCCTTTGCCAGCCGGCTCCTCATCCACCGGCTGTTCGGCGCCTCGTTCGAAGTGGTCGATCTGCTCCACCGCATGCGCGCCTCGCTGATCCGGCTTGGCTTCGACATCGCCTATCTGGCGATCATCGCCGTGGCCGCGCATGCCGTTGCCCGCCTGTTCCTGACGCCGGCCACTGCCTCTGCCGAACTCGCCCACGCCCTCATCACCATCGCCCTCGCCTCCGTGGTCTATGCAGTCGGCGCCCGCTTCCTGTTTGCGCCGACGCGGCCCGAGATCCGCCTGCTCGATATCGCCCACCCGCGCTTCCACGCCAACATGCTGACCGCCTATGGGGCGATCGGCGCCATCCTCGGCGCCAGCCTGCGCTTTGCCCACCAGCGCGGACTGGAGAATGCTGCAACCGATGGCTGGCTGTTGATCGGCGTGACCCTGTTGACGCTGTTGAAACTCTATTGGTTCATCGCCGGCGCCGGCGATATCCGCACGGTGTTTGCCGGTGAAAACCCAGGCCCGGTGCGCCGCGCCATCGCCTTCGGCGTGCCCGAATTCTATGCGGCAAGCGCCATCGTGCTCTGGCTGATGAGCGTCATCGTTGCCGGCAGCCCGAACAGCGCCGCCTGGAGCTTTGCCGGCGGCACGACACAGATCATCCTGCTCGCGCTTCCGATCCTTGCCTTCGGCATCCATTCGCTGGCGGGGGTGCCGCCGAGCGCCGGCGCACGCCGGCCTCCCACGCGCTGCACGCGGCGATTTCGGGCAGCGTCCAGACGGCGCTTGCCGGCGCCATCTGGCTGATCGGCCTGCATCTGATTATCACGCTCTGGCGCCCGGTGCTCGTCCAGCATGATACGGCCGGTGCCATCGGCTGGATCGTCATCCTCGAGCGCATCAGCCTTGCGGTGGTCGCGAGCTGGGTGATCTGCAGTTTCCTCTGGAAGAGCTTCGAGGCCTTCGCGCCCACCGCCCGCCTCGCTTTGCCCGGCGACAGCGAGGACGATACGGTGGTCCACCAGCAAAGCCGGATTTCGACCATCCTGCCGCTCGTCCGCAACCTAATCTTCGGCGGTATCTTCGCCGTCACCAGCCTCGTCATCCTTTCCGCACTCGGCATCAATATTGCGCCGCTGATCGCCGGCTTCGGCGTGCTGGGCCTCGCCCTTTCCTTCGGCTCGCAGACGCTGGTGAAGGACGTCGTCTCCGGCATCTTCTTCATCGCCGACGATGCCTTCCGCGTCGGCGAATATGTCGATACCGGCAAGCTCAAGGGCACGGTCGAGCGCATCTCGCTGCGCTCGCTCCGGCTGCGCCACCAGAACGGCCAGATCCACACGATCCCCTATGGCCAGCTTCAGGCGGTCACCAATTTCAGCCGCGACTGGAGCACGGTGAAGTTCGAGTTGAAATTCGAGCGCGATGCCGACCCCGAGAAAATCCGCAAGACCATCAAGAAGGTCGGCCTTGCCATGCTGGAGGATCCCGAGATCGGCGGCGAATTCCTGGTGCCCTTGAAGATGCAAGGTATCCAGGACGTCACCGAAAACTCGCTCGTCGTGCGCCTCAAGTTCACCGCCCGCCCCGGCAACCCCAGTATCCTGCAGCGCGAGTCGATGAAGCGCCTGCTGCCGGCGCTGCGCGAAGCCGGCCTCGACCTCGCCTCCAACGCCGTCACCGTGCGCTCCGGCGCTGCCGGTGCAGCCGAGGCGGAAGCGGCCGCCGCCAACCTGGCGCTGGCGAAAAAGCCGGCAGCGGCCGAAACGGCGGAGGCGGAGGGATAAGCAGGCAGTCGATGGCGACAGCGGCATGGACATGCCGTGTCCGCCAACGGCACGCGTCCTCCACCGATCTCGGTCCGGCGACGAGGACACGCAATCATCCAGGTGCCGCGACGACCTTTGCGTGTATGGTGGGTCGCGCGGGCGCGGCAGCAGCGCCTTTCGATGGAGCGTCAGGAATGGATAACGATCACCTCTGGTACTGTCTCGTCGGCACGAAGGACACCAACACCGGCATGGCCCGCTTCCTGCTGGCCGTCGGCGCATTCATTGTGCTGTTCGGCGTCGTCTTCTGGATCCTCGGCCACTAGAGCCGTTCGGCGGCCATCTCTTCAAATCGACATCGAAGGTCCAGAAGCCCGAGGAGATGCGAAGCGCTCCTCACGCGTCCGAATTCACACGGCTGCGCCGCTTCACCCGCCCGTTGAACTTCTCGGTGGCCGGCCGCAACTCCGATCCGTCGTTCTCGCGCTACCGCTTCAACACGGCGTGTAGCTCCCCGGGGAAATCTCCGGCCTAGGACGGGCTGGAGCACACCGAAAAGCTGCATTCCTCCGCGATTTCCCGCTGTCCCCACGGGAACAATAGTCGGCCCCGCCCATTTGCTAGAACAGGTTCAACAAAAGGCCGGAAGGCCTTTGACCGGAAAGCACAGGGCTTCCGGATCGATCACCGCCCGGCGCAACGAAGGATCAAGGCCAGGCAAGAAGGAAGTCGGAGCAACGCCATGC from Ensifer adhaerens includes the following:
- a CDS encoding putative immunity protein — its product is MTDEAPPPLLTEDDLRHITRWAVLCAARALPVFEAAVPGDTRPREAIAAAVAFAEGGPRTAVLRKAAWGAQAATRAVDDPAAKAAARAAIAAAGAPYTHPIETPHQINHVLGPAAYAIQALSIGTADEAAATETELRQLIALASTEIRGIVGKLPGRKPSKGAFHALLYRLDTALRR
- the gcvA gene encoding transcriptional regulator GcvA → MSDAPGKLPSLNGVKVFEVAARHLNFRLAAEELGVTQGAVAQQIRGLEAELGVKLFERLPRALALTGEGRAYIADVRRALEIIARATDGLKPQPVRLTISTTPSFASRWLIPRLPDFTARHPDLDLHILATDRMSSFQADGVDLAVRYGRPPFGPGLAVELLFEQEIVAVCSPMLLAGRPAPKTAEELASYTLLHDAHNFWPEFIERHFGGSRQASFKGISFNQTSHAIEAATAGQGIVLANRDFVARDLAEGRLIRLFEGSMTGPSDFYLVWPRYRKSLSLQTVIAWLSDEAKKERGGPTDRDPANGWRSEGS
- a CDS encoding SDR family oxidoreductase; amino-acid sequence: MAVEKVAVITAGGSGMGAESARRLAADGYKVAILSSSGKGEALAAELGGIGITGSNQSNDDLKRLVDAAMEKWGRIDVLVNSAGHGPRAQILEITDEQWHTGLDVYLMNVIRPVRLVTPIMQKQKAGAIINISTAWAFEPSPMFPTSAVFRAGLASYTKIFADTYAADNVRMNNVLPGWIDSLPATEERRDAVPMKRYGTSAEIAATVAFLASDGAAYITGQNLKVDGGLTRSV
- a CDS encoding sensor histidine kinase; translated protein: MVLGSFYRKTFDMDHSDTSAAAFFSRVIKLVLSFWAAEFFMTGGLWVVLGVNPVDYAPIKLVVSLVCVLITLMISHIVAMMRARNIAAQVFVSAVLSILASTVATTIDYHLFTYVKPAVGVDYTIENFCYTLFYGVSLFFGWSCFFIAYMYNLKVSAQERRLAISREEALTAKMQALYYQINPHFLFNTLNSIVGLIEEGASSQASRVVLSLSSFLRKTLEMDPLRDLALSEELALQSEYLAIEKERFSDRISVTLDIPQELRTALVPSLILQPLVENAVKHGLGRSSGDLKITISASQEEDRLQLSVDNVSDAGEVLPMVNRSGLGVGLANVEERVKARFPEGGSLIAGPVSPAHFRVTLTMPLRAPAADRLADAAINAAPAVTA
- a CDS encoding GNAT family N-acetyltransferase; this translates as MDIRSERATDIATIRQITKAAFAPMAYSSQTEAEIIDALRNAGALTISLVALDQGEIIGHVAFSPVTIDGKDKGWFGLGPVSVRPDHQKSGTGGRLIREGLARLAKTGAKGCVVLGEPDYYKRFGFENHAALRLEGVPAEYFMAKAFEGPVPSGRVSFHAGFDAS
- a CDS encoding LysR family transcriptional regulator, translated to MDRIELFRIFTRVVESASFTRAADTLGLPRSSVSAAVQTLETRLGTRLLHRTTRKVAPTQDGAAFYERCLRLISDMDEAENLFRRDTSGPTGRLRVDLPSRIGRLIVAPALPEFLARYPGIDIDLGMTDRAVHLIEESVDCALRVGPREDSSLIARPFGTLRLINVASPDYLERHGTPETPDDLSAHVAVNYASPSSGRVEDWEWVENGEARTVSVAGRVSVNSAEGSIACCLAGLGLIQIPAYDVIDHIREGRLVEVMPHHVAAPMPMALLYPHRQHLSRRLKVFADWLEGLMRGVIAA
- a CDS encoding SDR family oxidoreductase, which codes for MADHSINGKTALIAGGAKNLGGLLARDLAAHGARGVAIHYNSAATKAAADETVAAIKATGAAAHAFSGDLTSAANVEKLFADAKAALGSIDIAVNTVGKVLKKPFVEITEAEYDEMSAVNSKSAFFFLREAGRHVSDNGKVCTLVTSLLGAFTPFYAAYAGTKAPVEHFTRAAAKEFGARGISVTAIGPGPMDTPFFYPAEGADAVAYHKTASALSAFSRTGLTDIEDIVPYIRFLVSDGWWMTGQTILVNGGYTTK
- a CDS encoding mechanosensitive ion channel family protein yields the protein MLVQHDTAGAIGWIVILERISLAVVASWVICSFLWKSFEAFAPTARLALPGDSEDDTVVHQQSRISTILPLVRNLIFGGIFAVTSLVILSALGINIAPLIAGFGVLGLALSFGSQTLVKDVVSGIFFIADDAFRVGEYVDTGKLKGTVERISLRSLRLRHQNGQIHTIPYGQLQAVTNFSRDWSTVKFELKFERDADPEKIRKTIKKVGLAMLEDPEIGGEFLVPLKMQGIQDVTENSLVVRLKFTARPGNPSILQRESMKRLLPALREAGLDLASNAVTVRSGAAGAAEAEAAAANLALAKKPAAAETAEAEG